From a single Arachis hypogaea cultivar Tifrunner chromosome 3, arahy.Tifrunner.gnm2.J5K5, whole genome shotgun sequence genomic region:
- the LOC112791796 gene encoding carbonic anhydrase 2 isoform X3, translating to MAGDSYDDAIAALSDLLKDKAELGSLAAAKIKQLTADLEAAGSTPFNPDDRIRTGFDHFKKEKFEKNPDLFGELAKGQSPKFMVFACSDSRVCPSHVLDFQPGEAFVVRNIANMVPPYEKTKYAGTGAAIEYAVLHLKVENIVVIGHSCCGGIKGLMSIPDDGTTASDFIEQWVQICNPARSKVKGGAGDSSFSDQCASCEKATVNVSLGNLLTYPFVREAVVSKKLALKGAHYDFVKGSFELWDLDFKVTPPVSLL from the exons ATGGCAGGAGACTCATACGATGACGCCATTGCAGCCCTCTCCGACCTCCTCAA gGACAAAGCCGAACTCGGCAGCCTGGCCGCCGCAAAGATCAAGCAGCTCACGGCGGACCTGGAGGCCGCCGGTTCCACTCCATTCAACCCGGATGACAGGATCCGAACCGGCTTTGACCACTTCAAGAAGGAGAAATTCGA AAAGAATCCGGATTTGTTTGGCGAACTCGCTAAAGGACAGAGCCCAAAG TTTATGGTTTTTGCTTGCTCAGATTCAAGAGTTTGCCCATCTCATGTTCTGGATTTCCAACCTGGTGAAGCTTTTGTGGTCCGAAACATTGCCAACATGGTTCCACCATATGAAAAG ACGAAGTACGCAGGAACAGGGGCAGCCATTGAATATGCGGTCTTACATTTAAAG GTGGAGAATATTGTGGTAATTGGACATAGCTGCTGTGGAGGTATAAAGGGACTCATGTCTATCCCTGATGATGGGACCACTGCAag TGACTTCATAGAGCAATGGGTCCAAATTTGTAATCCAGCAAGATCCAAGGTTAAAGGAGGAGCTGGTGACTCAAGCTTTTCAGATCAATGTGCCAGTTGTGAAAAGGCAA CTGTGAATGTATCACTTGGGAACCTATTAACTTATCCATTTGTGAGAGAAGCAGTAGTGAGTAAAAAGCTTGCATTGAAGGGTGCACATTATGATTTTGTTAAAGGCAGCTTTGAGTTGTGGGATTTGGACTTCAAAGTCACTCCCCCTGTGTCCCTGCTTTAA
- the LOC112791797 gene encoding uncharacterized protein At4g28440, translated as MAESKPGLRKPVFTKVDQLRPGTSGHTLTVKVVSTKLVMQKGRPDGPQPRQMRIAECLVGDETGMIIFTARNDQVDEMKEGSTVILRNAKIDMFKGSMRLAVDKWGRVEVTEPASFTVKEDNNLSLIEYELVNVVE; from the exons ATGGCAGAATCAAAACCAGGATTGAGGAAGCCTGTGTTTACCAAGGTTGATCAGCTTCGCCCCGGTACCAGTGGGCATACTTTGACTGTGAAGGTGGTTAGTACCAAGTTGGTGATGCAGAAGGGTCGTCCTGATGGGCCTCAACCTCGCCAAATGCGAATTGCTGAGTGTTTGGTGGGGGATGAGACCGGAATGATCATTTTCACAGCCAGGAATGATCAAG TGGATGAGATGAAGGAGGGATCTACTGTGATCCTGCGCAATGCCAAAATTGACATGTTCAAAGGATCAATGAGACTTGCTGTCGACAAGTGGGGCCGTGTCGAAGTCACAGAACCGGCTAGCTTCACTGTCAAGGAAGACAATAACTTGTCCCTCATCGAATATGAACTGGTGAACGTTGTGGAGTGA
- the LOC112791796 gene encoding carbonic anhydrase 2 isoform X4, with protein MAGDSYDDAIAALSDLLKDKAELGSLAAAKIKQLTADLEAAGSTPFNPDDRIRTGFDHFKKEKFEKNPDLFGELAKGQSPKFMVFACSDSRVCPSHVLDFQPGEAFVVRNIANMVPPYEKTKYAGTGAAIEYAVLHLKVENIVVIGHSCCGGIKGLMSIPDDGTTASDFIEQWVQICNPARSKVKGGAGDSSFSDQCASCEKEAVNVSLGNLLTYPFVREAVVSKKLALKGAHYDFVKGSFELWDLDFKVTPPVSLL; from the exons ATGGCAGGAGACTCATACGATGACGCCATTGCAGCCCTCTCCGACCTCCTCAA gGACAAAGCCGAACTCGGCAGCCTGGCCGCCGCAAAGATCAAGCAGCTCACGGCGGACCTGGAGGCCGCCGGTTCCACTCCATTCAACCCGGATGACAGGATCCGAACCGGCTTTGACCACTTCAAGAAGGAGAAATTCGA AAAGAATCCGGATTTGTTTGGCGAACTCGCTAAAGGACAGAGCCCAAAG TTTATGGTTTTTGCTTGCTCAGATTCAAGAGTTTGCCCATCTCATGTTCTGGATTTCCAACCTGGTGAAGCTTTTGTGGTCCGAAACATTGCCAACATGGTTCCACCATATGAAAAG ACGAAGTACGCAGGAACAGGGGCAGCCATTGAATATGCGGTCTTACATTTAAAG GTGGAGAATATTGTGGTAATTGGACATAGCTGCTGTGGAGGTATAAAGGGACTCATGTCTATCCCTGATGATGGGACCACTGCAag TGACTTCATAGAGCAATGGGTCCAAATTTGTAATCCAGCAAGATCCAAGGTTAAAGGAGGAGCTGGTGACTCAAGCTTTTCAGATCAATGTGCCAGTTGTGAAAAG GAAGCTGTGAATGTATCACTTGGGAACCTATTAACTTATCCATTTGTGAGAGAAGCAGTAGTGAGTAAAAAGCTTGCATTGAAGGGTGCACATTATGATTTTGTTAAAGGCAGCTTTGAGTTGTGGGATTTGGACTTCAAAGTCACTCCCCCTGTGTCCCTGCTTTAA
- the LOC112791796 gene encoding carbonic anhydrase 2 isoform X1: MARSFKKCMMLCCTGKISSKEDMAGDSYDDAIAALSDLLKDKAELGSLAAAKIKQLTADLEAAGSTPFNPDDRIRTGFDHFKKEKFEKNPDLFGELAKGQSPKFMVFACSDSRVCPSHVLDFQPGEAFVVRNIANMVPPYEKTKYAGTGAAIEYAVLHLKVENIVVIGHSCCGGIKGLMSIPDDGTTASDFIEQWVQICNPARSKVKGGAGDSSFSDQCASCEKATVNVSLGNLLTYPFVREAVVSKKLALKGAHYDFVKGSFELWDLDFKVTPPVSLL, translated from the exons ATGGCGAGGTCATTTAAAAAGTGCATGATGCTTTGTTGTACCGGCAAGATTTCCTCG AAGGAAGACATGGCAGGAGACTCATACGATGACGCCATTGCAGCCCTCTCCGACCTCCTCAA gGACAAAGCCGAACTCGGCAGCCTGGCCGCCGCAAAGATCAAGCAGCTCACGGCGGACCTGGAGGCCGCCGGTTCCACTCCATTCAACCCGGATGACAGGATCCGAACCGGCTTTGACCACTTCAAGAAGGAGAAATTCGA AAAGAATCCGGATTTGTTTGGCGAACTCGCTAAAGGACAGAGCCCAAAG TTTATGGTTTTTGCTTGCTCAGATTCAAGAGTTTGCCCATCTCATGTTCTGGATTTCCAACCTGGTGAAGCTTTTGTGGTCCGAAACATTGCCAACATGGTTCCACCATATGAAAAG ACGAAGTACGCAGGAACAGGGGCAGCCATTGAATATGCGGTCTTACATTTAAAG GTGGAGAATATTGTGGTAATTGGACATAGCTGCTGTGGAGGTATAAAGGGACTCATGTCTATCCCTGATGATGGGACCACTGCAag TGACTTCATAGAGCAATGGGTCCAAATTTGTAATCCAGCAAGATCCAAGGTTAAAGGAGGAGCTGGTGACTCAAGCTTTTCAGATCAATGTGCCAGTTGTGAAAAGGCAA CTGTGAATGTATCACTTGGGAACCTATTAACTTATCCATTTGTGAGAGAAGCAGTAGTGAGTAAAAAGCTTGCATTGAAGGGTGCACATTATGATTTTGTTAAAGGCAGCTTTGAGTTGTGGGATTTGGACTTCAAAGTCACTCCCCCTGTGTCCCTGCTTTAA
- the LOC112791796 gene encoding carbonic anhydrase 2 isoform X2, with product MARSFKKCMMLCCTGKISSKEDMAGDSYDDAIAALSDLLKDKAELGSLAAAKIKQLTADLEAAGSTPFNPDDRIRTGFDHFKKEKFEKNPDLFGELAKGQSPKFMVFACSDSRVCPSHVLDFQPGEAFVVRNIANMVPPYEKTKYAGTGAAIEYAVLHLKVENIVVIGHSCCGGIKGLMSIPDDGTTASDFIEQWVQICNPARSKVKGGAGDSSFSDQCASCEKEAVNVSLGNLLTYPFVREAVVSKKLALKGAHYDFVKGSFELWDLDFKVTPPVSLL from the exons ATGGCGAGGTCATTTAAAAAGTGCATGATGCTTTGTTGTACCGGCAAGATTTCCTCG AAGGAAGACATGGCAGGAGACTCATACGATGACGCCATTGCAGCCCTCTCCGACCTCCTCAA gGACAAAGCCGAACTCGGCAGCCTGGCCGCCGCAAAGATCAAGCAGCTCACGGCGGACCTGGAGGCCGCCGGTTCCACTCCATTCAACCCGGATGACAGGATCCGAACCGGCTTTGACCACTTCAAGAAGGAGAAATTCGA AAAGAATCCGGATTTGTTTGGCGAACTCGCTAAAGGACAGAGCCCAAAG TTTATGGTTTTTGCTTGCTCAGATTCAAGAGTTTGCCCATCTCATGTTCTGGATTTCCAACCTGGTGAAGCTTTTGTGGTCCGAAACATTGCCAACATGGTTCCACCATATGAAAAG ACGAAGTACGCAGGAACAGGGGCAGCCATTGAATATGCGGTCTTACATTTAAAG GTGGAGAATATTGTGGTAATTGGACATAGCTGCTGTGGAGGTATAAAGGGACTCATGTCTATCCCTGATGATGGGACCACTGCAag TGACTTCATAGAGCAATGGGTCCAAATTTGTAATCCAGCAAGATCCAAGGTTAAAGGAGGAGCTGGTGACTCAAGCTTTTCAGATCAATGTGCCAGTTGTGAAAAG GAAGCTGTGAATGTATCACTTGGGAACCTATTAACTTATCCATTTGTGAGAGAAGCAGTAGTGAGTAAAAAGCTTGCATTGAAGGGTGCACATTATGATTTTGTTAAAGGCAGCTTTGAGTTGTGGGATTTGGACTTCAAAGTCACTCCCCCTGTGTCCCTGCTTTAA
- the LOC112791794 gene encoding 2-methylene-furan-3-one reductase — MSVSAALSSTPSHLTSLPSTTPFSLRFSLPFRENNRDRLFFGPQSRRHLGVVVVRSQATTTPASSEAVKATAVPSEMKAWVYGEYGGVDVLKFDSSVGVPDVKEDQVLVKVVAAALNPVDAKRRQGKFKATDSPLPTVPGYDVAGVVVKVGSKVKDFKVGDEVYGDVNEKALEGPKQFGSLAEYTAVEERLLAPKPKNLNFAEAASLPLAIETAYEGLERLGFSPGKSILVLNGSGGVGTLVIQLAKKVFGASRVAATSSTRNLELLKSLGADLAIDYTKENFEDLPEKFDVVYDAIGQCERAVKAVKEGGSVVALTGAVTPPGFRFVVTSNGAVLRKLNPYLESGQVKPVVDPKGPFSFAQLAEAFTYLETNRATGKVVISPIP; from the exons ATGTCCGTCTCAGCTGCACTCTCCTCCACACCTTCCCACCTCACCTCTCTCCCTTCCACTACTCCATTTTCTCTCAGATTTTCCCTCCCTTTCCGGGAAAATAACAGGGACCGGTTATTCTTCGGTCCTCAGAGTCGGAGACACTTAGGAGTTGTGGTGGTGAGGTCTCAGGCTACAACCACACCTGCTTCTTCTGAGGCAGTTAAAGCGACGGCTGTGCCTTCTGAGATGAAGGCATGGGTGTACGGTGAGTATGGCGGTGTTGACGTGTTGAAGTTTGATTCCAGTGTTGGTGTCCCTGATGTCAAGGAGGATCAGGTTCTTGTTAAGGTTGTTGCTGCTGCTCTTAACCCTGTCGATGCCAAGAGAAGGCAGGGAAAGTTCAAGGCCACTGATTCTCCTCTTCCG ACTGTTCCGGGGTACGATGTTGCCGGAGTGGTGGTGAAGGTTGGTAGCAAAGTAAAGGATTTCAAAGTGGGTGATGAAGTATATGGTGATGTTAATGAGAAAGCACTTGAAGGGCCTAAGCAATTTGGGTCTTTAGCTGAGTACACTGCTGTTGAGGAGAGATTGTTAGCACCAAAACCAAAGAACTTGAACTTTGCTGAGGCTGCTTCTCTCCCTCTTGCAATTGAGACTGCTTATGAGGGTTTGGAGAGGCTTGGATTCTCCCCTGGTAAATCCATTCTTGTTCTAAATGGTTCTGGTGGTGTTGGAACCCTAGTCATTCAG CTAGCTAAGAAAGTTTTTGGGGCTTCAAGAGTTGCTGCCACTTCAAGCACCAGAAATTTGGAGCTGTTGAAAAGCTTGGGAGCTGATTTGGCTATTGACTACACAAAGGAGAACTTTGAAGACTTGCCAGAAAAATTTGATGTCGTTTATGATGCCATTG GGCAATGTGAGAGGGCAGTGAAGGCAGTGAAAGAAGGTGGGAGTGTGGTGGCACTAACAGGAGCAGTTACACCACCTGGGTTCAGATTTGTGGTTACTTCCAATGGAGCTGTTCTCAGGAAACTGAACCCTTACTTGGAGAGTGGACAAGTAAAGCCAGTTGTGGATCCCAAAGGTCCCTTCTCCTTTGCTCAGCTTGCTGAAGCCTTCACTTACCTTGAAACAAACCGTGCTACTGGAAAGGTCGTCATAAGTCCCATCCCATAA